TGGACACGACCATTGCTTCGGTGCCGGCGGCAAAGGCAATTACGAGACGATTACCGCTGCGTTCCCGGAACTCTCGACGCAGATGCTTTCAATGGTTTTGCACAAGGGCGAACGCGTGAGCTCTTCTGCAGTGCGCAATGCGCTTTTGAACGGCGATGTGGACCGCGCGCAGACTTATCTGGGGCGCCCGTATCGCTTGTCTGGAACGGTTGTGGTTGGCAAACGCCTTGGTCATACGATTGGATTCCCGACGGCGAATGTGCAGATGGAACAGTTCAAGTTCTTGCCGAAAGGCGGTGTGTATGTTGCAAGTGCAAGACTCTCGGATGGTCGCATTTATCGCTCTGTCGTGAACATCGGAACGCAACCGACAACGCCCGGAACGCATAACCTTGCGGTCGAAGCGTATCTGCTTGACTTTAACGAAGACATTTACGGCCAGCATTTAGCGCTGGACTTGCTCGCCTTCTTGCGCCCCGAAAAAAAATTCGCAAGCATCGAAGATTTGGTCCGCCAGATTGGCATGGACGCCGACACCGCCAAAAATTATAACGGAAATCACTGGGCGGAGTAAGGGAACTAGCATGAGCAACTTGTAAATACTTTTTACAAGTTGACTTTTCTAGCATTTTTGAGTTTTGTCGTTTTTTGCTTTACCGGTAAAGTTGGTGCTCGTAATTTTGAAGACGGTCACGGTGGTGGCTTGTTCGGGCGTGAATTCGAACTTGTGCGGGATCGCTGATTGCGAGGAACGCGCGGAATCTGGGTGGTGCGTGGAACCTGTTGCCTGACGTTCCATTAGGAGCGAGAGTCCGCGGCATTTTTCAGTCACGTCTTCGACGATTTCGGCTTTGCCTTGCCCGACAACGCTTGCGTAAAAGCGCCCGCTTTTGCAATAGGCTTCTTCGTGAATCTCGATGCGGTTTTCAACGCACATGCTAAATGCGACATTCGGATTTTTGCGGATGCAGTCAAGTTTTTTTCCGACATGAGCACAATGGAAATACAGTTCCAGAACGCCGCTGTTTAGGCTGTATCCGAATGACAACGGAATTACGTAGGGTAGGCCTGCGTTTGTGTCATCCACCATCGCGACATGGCATGTTGTGCACTGTTCGATAATCTTCGCGATGTTTTCATCGCCTAAAACTTCTCTGTCCTTGCGCCGCATATTACCTCAACTTTTTTTACGCTGTTTGAATTTAAATATAATATAGGCTTCGATTTAAATTTCTACACAATTGTGTTGTCCAGGCAGAAGACTTCGGCGAGTTGCTTGTCGTCCATGTCGGCGAGCCATGTTTCGCCGGCGTTCACGGTCAAGTTGGCTATAGCTTTTTTGGTTTCGAGGAGTGAATTGATTTTCTCTTCGAAGGTGCCTTTGGTGATAAAGCGGTGGACTTGGACGTTGCGCTTTTGGCCGATACGGAAGGCGCGGTCGGTGGCTTGCGCTTCGATGGCGGGGTTCCACCACAAATCGTAATGGATGACTTGCGAGGCGGCGACGAGGTTGAGGCCGGTGCCACCAGCCTTGAGCGAGAGAATGAGGACTTTGCAATCCGGATTTTCTTGGAAATCCTGGATCATTTCGGAGCGCTGCGTTTGTGTGCAACCGCCGTGATAGAAATGCGTGCGGAGACCGAGTTCACTTTCGATGGTGGATTTGAGCAAGTGGCCCATTTCGGCAAATTGCGTAAATATGAGCGTCTTTTCGCCTTGTTCTTGGATGGAGGTGAGAAGGTCCAAGAGCATTTGCATCTTGCCGGATTCGAGCTTGCTGGACTTTTGGGACGCG
The DNA window shown above is from Fibrobacter sp. UWB16 and carries:
- the ribF gene encoding riboflavin biosynthesis protein RibF, with the protein product MKRAVTMGNFDGCHLGHQALFRTLKAVAEVNHLQPTVISFEPHSNYVLRGPGDPLLLTTTEEKREFVESLGIEFLVLPFTHELAKLPFDKFVRTELIEKREVVSMFFGHDHCFGAGGKGNYETITAAFPELSTQMLSMVLHKGERVSSSAVRNALLNGDVDRAQTYLGRPYRLSGTVVVGKRLGHTIGFPTANVQMEQFKFLPKGGVYVASARLSDGRIYRSVVNIGTQPTTPGTHNLAVEAYLLDFNEDIYGQHLALDLLAFLRPEKKFASIEDLVRQIGMDADTAKNYNGNHWAE
- a CDS encoding pyridoxamine 5'-phosphate oxidase family protein — encoded protein: MRRKDREVLGDENIAKIIEQCTTCHVAMVDDTNAGLPYVIPLSFGYSLNSGVLELYFHCAHVGKKLDCIRKNPNVAFSMCVENRIEIHEEAYCKSGRFYASVVGQGKAEIVEDVTEKCRGLSLLMERQATGSTHHPDSARSSQSAIPHKFEFTPEQATTVTVFKITSTNFTGKAKNDKTQKC